In Palaemon carinicauda isolate YSFRI2023 chromosome 28, ASM3689809v2, whole genome shotgun sequence, a single genomic region encodes these proteins:
- the LOC137621889 gene encoding uncharacterized protein, producing MVMKNNRRRKTSLSIAWNDNKKAFDLIPHTWLIECLKFYGAEENTLSFLKNTMCNWNTILTSSGIRLIEVNIFVVAMIPMEKALQKMDAGYQLEKRGNRINHLMFMDNIKLYVKNIKEIDTLIQIVRIVSGDIRMEFGIEKCALVNIQKGKVTRAEGIKLPDGSNIKHRDETEYKYWGMMEGENIKHQEMKDTIRKEYMQRFKAILNSKLNAGNMIKAINTMAVPVIRYSAGIVEWTNCNTKNETIIHIASECPALAQNEYKKRHDSVAKAFYWNLCKKHQVPCNNKWYEHQPEGVIENDHIRILWDYGIRTDRVICANRPDVTLIYKIKKVAFIDVVVPLDYRVEEKEMEKNYKNQDLKIEISRIWDMSVEIVPIIIGTLGTIPRSLKRNLEKLEAEVALGLLQKSVILGTAHIIRKVMDS from the exons atggtaatgaagaacaaTAGGAGAAGGAAAACCAGCCTAAGCATCGCATGGAATGACAATAAGAAAGCCTTTGACTTGATACCGCACACATGGCTAATAGAATGCCTGAAATTTTATGGGGCAGAGGAAAACACCCTCagcttcctcaaaaatacaatgTGCAACTGGAATACAATACTTACAAGCTCTGGAATAAGACTAATAGAGGTTAATATCTTCGTAGTAGCCATGATTCCCATGGAAAAAGCACTGCAGAAGATGGATGCTGGGTACCAACTCGAGAAAAGAGGCAACagaattaaccatctgatgttcatggacAACATCAAGCTGTATGTTAAGaacatcaaggaaatagataccttGATCCAGATTGTAAGGATTGTATCTGgggacatcaggatggagtttggaatagaaaaatgtgccttagtcaatatacaaaagggcaaagtaacaagggctgaagggataaagctaccagatgggagcaaCATTAAACACAGGGATGAGACGGAATACAAATACTGGGGAATGATGGAAGGAGAGaatataaaacaccaagagatgaaggacacGATCAGGAAAGAATATATGCAGAGATTTAAGGCGATACTCAATTCAAAACTCAAcgccggaaatatgataaaagccataaacacaatggcagtgccagtaatcagatacagcgcAGGAATAGTCGAATGGAC gaattgcaatacgaaaaatgaaaccataatccacatagcaagcgaatgtccggcacttgcacagaacgagtacaaaaagaggcatgattcagtggcaaaagccttCTACTGGaacctgtgcaagaaacatcaggtACCTTGCAATAATAAGTGGTAtgagcaccaacctgagggagtgatagaaaacgatcacaTAAggatcctctgggactatggtatcagaacagatagggtgatatgtgcaaatagaccagacgtgacgttgatttACAAAATCAAGAAAGTAGCATTCATTGATGTCGTTGTACCATTGGACtacagagttgaagagaaagagatggaaaaaaattataaaaatcaagacctaaaaatagaaataagtaGGATATGGGATATgtcagtggaaattgtacccataatcataggaacactaggcacgatcccaagatccctgaaaaggaatctagaaaaactagaggctgaagtagctttAGGACTcttgcagaagagtgtgatcctaggaacggcgcacataataagaaaagtgatggactcctaa